In a single window of the Candidatus Eisenbacteria bacterium genome:
- the coaD gene encoding pantetheine-phosphate adenylyltransferase, which yields MNKVLYPGTFDPVTNGHMDLIERGRRLFDGVIVGVAAAHHKDGPLFSLEERTEMVRIAVRGMEGVEVLPFEGLLVDFARALGVHAVLRGLRAISDFEFETQMAFMNRRLAPDVEFLFLPADEKVTYLNSSVVKEIARLGGDVSSFVPPPVRERLAARFGGGAG from the coding sequence TTGAACAAAGTCCTTTATCCGGGAACGTTCGACCCGGTTACGAACGGGCACATGGATCTGATCGAACGGGGGCGGCGCCTCTTCGACGGCGTGATCGTCGGCGTGGCGGCGGCCCACCACAAGGACGGCCCGCTCTTCTCCCTGGAGGAGAGAACCGAGATGGTCCGTATCGCCGTGCGGGGGATGGAGGGGGTGGAGGTTCTCCCCTTCGAGGGGCTCCTCGTCGACTTCGCCCGCGCCCTCGGCGTTCACGCCGTGCTGCGCGGCCTGCGCGCGATCAGCGATTTCGAATTCGAGACGCAGATGGCCTTCATGAATCGCCGCCTCGCCCCGGACGTGGAGTTCCTCTTCCTGCCGGCGGACGAGAAGGTCACTTACCTCAACTCGTCGGTGGTGAAGGAGATCGCCCGGCTCGGCGGGGACGTCTCCTCCTTCGTGCCGCCGCCGGTGCGGGAACGCCTCGCCGCGCGGTTCGGCGGAGGGGCCGGATGA
- the pilM gene encoding type IV pilus assembly protein PilM has translation MGFFDAFLRADSGTVGIDIGSHTIKAVEISRKGGRLGLVHYGLGQLPQDAIVDGEVMDRDVVVECLQETLRESGITVRNAVSAISGRSVIVKRITMDTMTEQEAEEAIYWEAEQHVPYGIDEVSLDFQVLGDIGDGKMDVLLVAAKRDTVEMHTSLLRDAGLVPFVVDVDSLAVQNSFEMNYEIEPEEKILLLNVGASVTNLSLLSRGAPLFTRDLSVAGNAFIEEIQRVMNVDRSEAERIAASVDDEDAGAVGPILNTVGQDLLLGVERSLSYLKGNTGSSDVSRAYLSGGGALLPGLHSFLSERLGVPVEIANPLRNLLHDPSLFGDADPELTGPALAVAVGLALR, from the coding sequence CTCACGCAAGGGAGGTCGGCTCGGCCTCGTCCACTACGGCTTGGGGCAGCTCCCCCAGGACGCGATCGTCGACGGCGAAGTGATGGACCGCGACGTGGTGGTGGAATGCCTCCAGGAGACTCTCCGGGAGAGCGGCATCACGGTACGGAACGCCGTTTCCGCCATCTCCGGACGCTCGGTGATCGTGAAACGGATCACCATGGATACCATGACCGAGCAGGAGGCGGAAGAGGCGATCTATTGGGAGGCGGAGCAGCACGTCCCCTATGGGATCGACGAGGTCTCCCTCGACTTCCAGGTCCTCGGCGACATCGGCGACGGGAAGATGGACGTCCTTTTGGTGGCCGCCAAGCGGGACACGGTGGAGATGCACACCTCGCTGCTCCGCGACGCCGGGCTCGTCCCCTTCGTGGTGGACGTGGATTCCCTGGCGGTTCAGAACTCTTTCGAGATGAATTATGAGATCGAGCCGGAAGAGAAGATCCTGCTCCTCAACGTGGGCGCGAGCGTGACCAACCTGAGCCTCCTTTCCCGGGGCGCGCCCCTTTTCACGCGGGACCTCTCGGTGGCGGGGAACGCCTTCATCGAGGAGATCCAGCGCGTGATGAACGTGGATCGGAGCGAAGCGGAGCGGATCGCCGCGTCCGTCGACGACGAGGATGCGGGCGCGGTGGGGCCGATCCTGAACACGGTCGGCCAGGATCTGCTTCTCGGCGTAGAGCGCTCTCTCTCGTACCTGAAGGGAAACACCGGGTCCTCCGATGTCTCCCGCGCTTATCTCTCCGGCGGCGGTGCGCTGCTTCCGGGCCTGCATTCGTTCCTCTCGGAGCGGCTCGGCGTGCCCGTGGAGATCGCCAACCCGTTGCGCAACCTGCTGCACGATCCGTCCCTGTTCGGGGACGCCGACCCGGAGCTGACCGGTCCCGCCTTGGCGGTGGCCGTCGGCCTGGCGTTGCGGTGA
- the dprA gene encoding DNA-processing protein DprA, producing MGTKTRDWVILHGAKGIGERKKRILVERCGGAAEALRLSAREVEAETRCATDAAECFVAEREDPDRILRALERCGAGAIPWDDPRYPPLLKEIYDPPILLFYKGERGLLDRPAVAMVGARRALREAEAWTESMAAVIARSGFLVASGFARGVDGAAHRGALDAGGGTAAVFGTGPDVVYPREHRRLAERIAAGGVILTERPPGSGPSRSVFPRRNRILAGISVATVVIQASERSGARITARLALEAGREVFSLAAPPWDGRFAGNRILARDGAPVVQDGEEVVLRLGGTPPSPEPEERARRLEGARFLVARALLDGPRDVDAIARASGLPSGEALGVLLTLELEGIVEERPGKVYAVKVRT from the coding sequence ATGGGGACGAAGACGAGGGATTGGGTGATCCTCCACGGGGCGAAGGGGATCGGGGAGAGGAAGAAACGGATTCTGGTGGAGAGGTGCGGCGGCGCGGCGGAGGCGCTCCGCCTCTCGGCGAGGGAGGTGGAGGCTGAGACCCGCTGCGCGACTGACGCGGCGGAGTGTTTCGTCGCCGAGAGGGAGGACCCGGACCGGATCCTCCGCGCGCTGGAGCGGTGCGGCGCCGGGGCGATCCCTTGGGACGACCCCCGCTATCCGCCCCTTCTGAAGGAGATCTACGACCCGCCGATCCTCCTTTTCTACAAGGGAGAGAGGGGGCTTCTCGATCGCCCGGCGGTGGCGATGGTCGGGGCGCGGCGGGCGCTTCGCGAAGCCGAAGCGTGGACGGAGTCGATGGCGGCGGTGATCGCCCGTTCCGGCTTTCTCGTGGCGAGCGGCTTCGCCCGGGGCGTGGACGGCGCCGCGCACCGGGGCGCGTTGGACGCGGGGGGCGGAACGGCGGCGGTGTTCGGCACCGGGCCGGACGTGGTTTATCCGCGGGAGCACCGGCGTCTCGCCGAGAGGATCGCCGCGGGCGGAGTGATCCTCACGGAACGCCCCCCTGGTTCGGGTCCGAGCCGTTCGGTCTTTCCCAGGAGGAACCGGATCCTTGCCGGAATCTCCGTCGCGACGGTGGTGATTCAGGCTTCGGAGAGGAGCGGCGCGCGGATCACGGCGCGCCTCGCCCTGGAGGCCGGGAGGGAGGTCTTCTCACTCGCCGCTCCTCCCTGGGACGGGCGCTTCGCCGGGAACCGGATCCTCGCCCGGGACGGCGCGCCGGTGGTGCAGGACGGCGAGGAGGTGGTGCTGCGCCTCGGCGGGACGCCGCCGTCGCCGGAACCGGAGGAGAGGGCGCGGCGGCTGGAGGGCGCCCGGTTTCTCGTGGCGCGCGCCCTTCTCGACGGGCCGCGGGACGTCGACGCGATCGCCCGCGCCTCCGGTCTTCCGAGCGGCGAGGCGCTCGGGGTCCTTCTGACGCTCGAGCTCGAGGGGATCGTGGAGGAACGGCCCGGGAAGGTGTACGCCGTGAAGGTACGGACATGA
- the rsmD gene encoding 16S rRNA (guanine(966)-N(2))-methyltransferase RsmD, which translates to MRIVAGSKRGARLYTGRAERFRPTSDRVREAIFAILGGRVEERRVLDLCAGSGALGFEALSRGAREALFVEKNRRVAAWIERNARDLRLEDRTETVVADALRFLERDGRASRFDLVFADPPYGAGLVDPILERLANLPGERIAVIEREKREVPADPPERLREPAVYGDTVVEFFQFGPAGPDPSEGGED; encoded by the coding sequence ATGCGTATCGTCGCCGGATCGAAACGGGGCGCGCGGCTCTACACGGGCCGTGCCGAGCGTTTCCGCCCCACCTCGGATCGGGTGCGGGAGGCGATTTTCGCGATCCTGGGCGGCCGCGTGGAGGAGAGGCGCGTGCTCGACCTGTGCGCCGGATCGGGGGCGCTCGGTTTCGAAGCGCTCTCGCGAGGCGCCCGGGAGGCGCTCTTCGTCGAGAAGAACCGGCGGGTCGCCGCGTGGATCGAGAGGAACGCCCGGGATCTCCGCCTGGAGGACCGGACGGAGACGGTGGTCGCCGACGCGCTCCGTTTCCTGGAGAGGGACGGGCGCGCATCCCGTTTCGATCTGGTCTTCGCCGACCCGCCCTACGGCGCGGGCCTCGTCGACCCGATCCTGGAGAGGCTCGCGAATCTGCCGGGGGAGAGAATCGCGGTGATCGAGCGGGAGAAGCGGGAGGTTCCGGCGGATCCGCCGGAGCGCCTGCGGGAGCCGGCGGTCTACGGCGACACGGTTGTGGAGTTCTTCCAATTCGGCCCGGCCGGTCCGGACCCGTCGGAAGGGGGAGAGGATTGA
- a CDS encoding shikimate kinase, giving the protein MSRRVALVGMMGAGKSTAGPLLAVRLGVPFFDLDRRIAEECGRSVTAIIRDDGEERFREREASLLAELLRRPAGVIAAGGGAVLGEENRRALRDWGRVVYLRAAPETLAARLTLAGITERPLLDGGAPLEALRKILETRAPLYEEADRIIDTDRLTPEETAAAVLRELNGDGHLLPDNG; this is encoded by the coding sequence ATGAGCCGACGCGTCGCGCTCGTCGGGATGATGGGCGCGGGGAAGAGCACGGCCGGTCCCCTCCTCGCCGTGCGGCTCGGCGTCCCCTTCTTCGATCTGGACCGGAGGATCGCCGAAGAGTGCGGGCGGAGCGTGACCGCGATCATCCGCGACGACGGCGAGGAGCGGTTTCGGGAGAGGGAAGCCTCCCTCCTCGCGGAACTCCTGCGCCGGCCCGCCGGGGTGATCGCCGCGGGCGGAGGCGCGGTTCTGGGAGAGGAGAACCGGCGCGCGCTCCGCGACTGGGGGCGCGTGGTTTATTTACGAGCCGCGCCGGAGACGCTCGCGGCGCGGCTCACGCTCGCGGGGATCACCGAGAGACCCCTCCTCGACGGGGGCGCTCCTCTGGAGGCACTCCGGAAAATTCTGGAAACGCGAGCCCCTCTCTATGAAGAGGCGGATCGGATCATCGATACGGATCGCCTCACGCCGGAGGAAACCGCCGCGGCGGTTCTTCGGGAGTTAAACGGGGACGGCCACCTATTACCGGATAATGGGTGA
- a CDS encoding PilN domain-containing protein gives MIRINLIPREERITTKSAAPNWMMIAAAVAPVIYLLVLLSVAMVQEHRVTVLDVTVQEEESTLAHYAPALEKIQRLTKEKEEVRDRLDALAALDRDRRLAVRLLEAVNRSVPSYLWIEKLEETREEGGELLLTGNTFSNLTVSDFLDRLAESELFEEVDLTITQEKRIGEHKVVEFSVTGRGIRSGSVEPGEATLASLFPPVEGG, from the coding sequence ATGATCCGAATCAACCTGATCCCGCGGGAAGAGCGGATCACCACCAAGTCGGCGGCGCCGAACTGGATGATGATCGCCGCCGCGGTGGCGCCCGTGATCTATCTGCTCGTCCTGCTGAGCGTCGCCATGGTCCAGGAGCACCGGGTCACGGTGCTGGACGTGACGGTCCAGGAAGAGGAATCCACCCTCGCCCACTACGCCCCGGCGCTGGAGAAAATCCAGCGACTCACCAAGGAGAAGGAAGAGGTGCGGGACCGTCTGGACGCGCTCGCCGCCCTCGACCGGGATCGCCGTCTGGCGGTGCGCCTCCTGGAAGCGGTGAACCGGAGCGTGCCCAGCTATCTCTGGATCGAGAAGCTTGAGGAAACCCGCGAGGAAGGCGGAGAGCTGCTGCTCACCGGGAACACCTTCTCGAACCTGACCGTGTCCGACTTCCTCGATCGTCTCGCCGAGAGCGAGTTGTTCGAGGAGGTGGATCTGACCATCACCCAGGAAAAGCGAATCGGCGAGCACAAGGTCGTGGAGTTCTCCGTCACCGGGCGGGGGATCCGGTCCGGTTCCGTCGAGCCGGGAGAGGCGACGCTGGCGTCGCTCTTTCCGCCGGTGGAGGGGGGATAA
- a CDS encoding Ig-like domain-containing protein, whose protein sequence is MKTITTKRRNLFEALLLSTLILLWIGCRDEGSIQPFEPTALPTAFLHSLFSDPGLLPMGGRESQLTAYVVDTDGVPVEGVEVSFSSDLGSVVESAVTDENGVARAVYTSGSEKGTATVIASIGSFQLSTTILVGANELIVGSTSVVADGRSKTTVSARVFRKDGEPAKTINVTFTSTAGSIPSVAVTDSSGYVAVQLTAPASRTDLQGEITAMVDAADLGIVDEGGLGESEVIGVASIMFRGITLSLETAETELEASGRDTTVVRCLVAETVRRVPVKELEVSFGSSLGSITSSVLTDESGIAVATLRSGVVAGICAVSALVDTIQAEADVEFTPLQMLPLTATPRNILTGGKKSEISTSLLNQSNNPVPGMEVRFRTDLGVILASAYTDSMGRVAVNLVSGDSTGVATVSARFGSLSVSTEVTIGEVVSEPLKLTPLDFNPEELTADGVSKSRVITKLLNGSNNPVVAEPVEFATTLGVINASVLTDSQGVAEAWLTSEESLDTAVAYVSASYGSVSVHSEILFLPTVNKVPVSMTVTPSRPTIQVAGLDDLESAVLTAVAYDERGDPIEQGWDITFRIDSGPGMGEYITYPDSGSGTQVTVPIIGGEARTTLVAGTRTGIISVTARTAGDVDASASVGVSAGDPAHAVIGIDSLAGINMEGGLWNWKVTMAITDAHGNPVSAFTPVYVTLHDGYCGSGVLPAGMQITGNVTTENVPDCNTGTPLPGVARACLHSPYRWFEDMPSFAIEVRASADTTLDCLFIDHSSANADPASIVLYSVEDSSLAVSGVGADETSRIIFEVRDDMGQPMRAGNRVPVDFTIQSAPAGVTLSRYTDTTNAEGQVSTTVRSGTAAGVVKLKAVSGGVQSNVVNLAVHGGPPDPEHFSIAASRVNIEGLLRYGLSDTITAYVFDRYSNPVPAGMAVYFTTDFGGIIGSGVTNSIGQATAILYSAAPVPTCEDDGLVHVTATTVDELDEEITAEIDVLFTGTTTISVEPVSFAVENGGYTDLLFTVDDPCGNPLVMGTNIMISSSAGSLVGNINVDLPDTKSQGYTTFWVRLSDDDAEDTDPPEGCSINVEVTSRNGNAALVVFGTID, encoded by the coding sequence ATGAAGACGATAACGACGAAACGACGCAACCTTTTCGAAGCGCTCCTTCTCTCGACGCTGATTCTTCTCTGGATCGGATGCCGGGACGAGGGGTCGATCCAACCCTTCGAACCCACGGCGCTTCCGACCGCCTTTCTCCACAGCCTCTTCTCCGACCCCGGACTGCTTCCCATGGGCGGGCGGGAGTCGCAGCTCACCGCCTACGTGGTCGATACCGACGGCGTCCCGGTGGAGGGGGTGGAGGTCTCCTTCAGCTCCGACCTGGGATCGGTGGTCGAATCGGCGGTGACCGACGAAAACGGCGTGGCCCGGGCGGTCTACACCAGCGGTTCCGAGAAGGGGACCGCCACGGTGATCGCCTCCATCGGATCCTTCCAGCTGAGCACCACCATTCTGGTCGGCGCCAACGAGCTGATCGTCGGCTCCACGTCGGTGGTGGCGGACGGCCGGAGTAAAACCACCGTCTCGGCGCGTGTCTTCCGCAAGGACGGTGAGCCGGCGAAGACCATCAACGTGACCTTCACCTCCACCGCGGGGTCCATCCCCTCGGTCGCGGTCACCGACTCCTCCGGCTACGTGGCGGTTCAGCTGACCGCCCCGGCGAGCCGAACCGATCTGCAGGGGGAGATCACCGCCATGGTGGACGCCGCCGACCTGGGCATCGTCGACGAGGGGGGTCTGGGAGAGTCCGAGGTGATCGGCGTGGCGTCGATCATGTTCCGGGGAATCACCCTCTCGTTGGAGACGGCGGAGACCGAGCTGGAGGCGTCCGGACGAGACACCACCGTGGTGCGTTGCCTCGTGGCGGAGACGGTCCGGCGGGTACCGGTGAAGGAGCTGGAGGTGAGCTTCGGCTCCAGCCTCGGGTCCATCACCTCCTCGGTGCTCACCGACGAGAGCGGCATCGCCGTCGCCACGCTCCGGAGCGGGGTCGTCGCCGGGATCTGCGCGGTGAGCGCCCTGGTGGACACGATCCAAGCGGAAGCGGACGTGGAGTTCACGCCGCTCCAGATGCTCCCCCTTACGGCGACGCCGCGGAACATCCTGACCGGGGGCAAGAAGTCGGAGATCTCGACGTCGCTCCTGAACCAGAGCAACAACCCGGTGCCGGGGATGGAGGTTCGTTTCCGCACCGACCTGGGAGTCATCCTCGCCAGCGCCTACACCGACAGCATGGGCCGCGTGGCGGTGAACTTGGTGAGCGGCGACTCGACGGGCGTCGCCACCGTGAGCGCCCGCTTCGGATCGCTCAGCGTGTCCACCGAGGTCACCATCGGCGAGGTCGTCTCCGAGCCCCTCAAGCTGACGCCCCTCGATTTCAATCCGGAGGAGCTGACCGCCGACGGCGTGAGCAAGAGCCGGGTGATCACGAAACTCTTGAACGGATCCAACAACCCGGTGGTGGCCGAGCCCGTGGAGTTCGCCACCACACTGGGCGTGATCAACGCGTCGGTGCTCACCGATTCCCAGGGGGTGGCCGAGGCGTGGCTGACCAGCGAGGAGTCTCTCGATACGGCCGTGGCCTATGTCTCCGCTTCCTATGGGAGCGTTTCCGTGCACAGCGAGATCCTCTTCCTCCCGACGGTGAACAAGGTACCCGTGTCGATGACCGTCACGCCGTCGAGGCCGACCATTCAGGTGGCCGGTCTGGACGACCTGGAGAGCGCCGTGCTCACGGCGGTCGCCTATGACGAGCGGGGCGATCCGATCGAACAGGGTTGGGACATCACCTTCCGGATCGATTCCGGGCCGGGGATGGGGGAGTACATCACCTATCCGGACTCCGGATCGGGCACGCAGGTGACCGTGCCGATCATCGGCGGCGAGGCGCGGACCACGCTGGTGGCGGGAACGCGGACCGGCATCATCAGCGTCACCGCCCGAACGGCGGGGGACGTGGACGCCAGCGCCTCCGTGGGGGTCAGCGCGGGCGATCCCGCTCACGCGGTGATCGGCATCGACTCTCTCGCGGGCATCAACATGGAGGGCGGTCTCTGGAACTGGAAGGTGACGATGGCGATCACCGACGCCCACGGCAACCCGGTGTCGGCCTTCACGCCGGTCTACGTCACTTTGCATGACGGGTACTGCGGGTCCGGCGTTCTCCCGGCGGGGATGCAGATCACCGGCAACGTGACGACGGAGAACGTGCCGGACTGCAACACCGGCACGCCGCTCCCGGGCGTCGCGCGGGCGTGCCTCCACTCCCCGTACCGGTGGTTCGAGGACATGCCCAGCTTCGCCATCGAGGTGCGGGCGTCGGCGGACACCACCCTGGACTGCCTCTTCATCGACCACAGCTCCGCCAACGCCGACCCGGCGAGCATCGTCCTCTACTCGGTGGAGGACAGCTCCCTGGCGGTCTCGGGCGTGGGCGCCGACGAGACCTCGCGGATCATCTTCGAGGTACGGGACGACATGGGCCAGCCCATGCGCGCGGGGAACAGGGTGCCGGTGGACTTCACCATCCAAAGCGCGCCCGCCGGCGTGACCCTGTCGCGCTACACGGACACCACCAACGCGGAAGGCCAGGTTTCCACCACCGTCCGGAGCGGCACCGCCGCCGGCGTGGTGAAGCTGAAAGCGGTCAGCGGCGGGGTGCAGTCCAACGTGGTCAATCTCGCGGTCCACGGCGGACCGCCCGATCCGGAACACTTCAGCATCGCCGCTTCGAGGGTCAACATCGAGGGGCTGCTCCGGTACGGACTGTCGGACACGATCACCGCCTATGTATTCGACCGGTATTCCAATCCGGTTCCGGCGGGGATGGCGGTCTACTTCACCACCGATTTCGGCGGCATCATCGGATCGGGCGTGACCAACTCGATCGGCCAGGCGACGGCGATCCTCTACTCGGCGGCGCCGGTCCCCACCTGCGAGGACGACGGGCTGGTGCACGTCACCGCCACCACCGTGGACGAGTTGGACGAGGAGATCACCGCCGAGATCGACGTGCTCTTCACCGGAACCACCACAATCTCCGTCGAGCCGGTGAGCTTCGCCGTCGAAAACGGCGGCTATACGGACCTGCTCTTCACGGTGGACGATCCCTGCGGGAATCCGCTCGTGATGGGAACCAACATCATGATCAGCTCCAGCGCGGGCAGCCTGGTGGGGAACATCAACGTGGATCTGCCGGACACGAAGTCCCAGGGGTACACCACGTTCTGGGTGCGACTCTCCGACGACGACGCGGAGGACACCGATCCGCCCGAGGGTTGCTCGATCAATGTCGAGGTCACCAGCCGGAACGGAAACGCCGCCCTGGTGGTCTTCGGGACCATCGACTAG
- the icd gene encoding isocitrate dehydrogenase (NADP(+)), protein MTDFRLLAVPRDGEPITLAEDGSRIVPDRPILPLIPGDGVGPEVTAAVVPVLDAAVERAYGGARRLVWMEVPCGEAAIRLWKEPLPEEAVRAIRTFRVALKGPLTTPVGGGYRSLNVTLRQVLDLYACVRPVRWFPGVPSPVRDPGAMDVVIFRENTEDVYAGIEWPSGSEEAARLIRFLAEEMGKRIPPDAGVGVKPISPAATRRLVRAAIRYALENGRRSVTLVHKGNIMKYTEGAFRNWGYQTAREEFGDRTVTEEEAAALPGGAPPEGKIVIKDRIADSMFQQILTRTAEYDVIAAPNLNGDYLSDACAAQVGGLGLAPGANIGDEAAVFEATHGSAPRHAGLDRVNPGSLLLSGAMLLRHIGWTEAADRIEAALGATIAAGTVTYDLARQMEGARAVSTSAFGRAVAERL, encoded by the coding sequence ATGACGGATTTCCGCCTGCTCGCGGTTCCCCGGGATGGGGAGCCGATCACCCTCGCAGAGGACGGCTCCCGGATCGTTCCGGACCGCCCCATCCTTCCACTGATTCCCGGAGACGGAGTGGGTCCCGAGGTGACCGCCGCGGTCGTCCCGGTGTTGGACGCCGCGGTGGAGCGGGCCTACGGGGGCGCGCGCCGCCTCGTTTGGATGGAGGTCCCCTGCGGCGAGGCGGCGATCCGCCTCTGGAAGGAGCCTCTTCCCGAGGAGGCGGTGCGGGCGATACGGACCTTCCGGGTCGCGCTCAAGGGCCCGCTCACCACGCCGGTCGGCGGCGGGTACCGCTCGCTGAACGTCACTCTCCGCCAGGTGCTCGACCTCTACGCCTGCGTCCGTCCGGTTCGCTGGTTTCCCGGCGTCCCCTCGCCGGTGCGTGATCCCGGCGCGATGGACGTGGTGATCTTTCGCGAGAACACCGAGGACGTCTACGCCGGCATCGAGTGGCCCTCCGGAAGCGAGGAGGCGGCGCGCCTGATCCGTTTTCTCGCCGAGGAGATGGGGAAGAGGATTCCGCCGGACGCGGGGGTGGGGGTGAAGCCGATCAGCCCCGCCGCCACGCGGCGGCTGGTGCGCGCCGCGATCCGCTACGCCCTCGAGAACGGCCGCCGGAGCGTCACATTGGTTCACAAGGGAAACATCATGAAGTACACCGAGGGGGCGTTCCGTAACTGGGGGTACCAGACGGCGCGGGAGGAGTTCGGAGACCGGACCGTCACCGAGGAAGAGGCCGCGGCGCTCCCCGGCGGCGCGCCGCCGGAGGGGAAGATCGTCATCAAGGACCGGATCGCGGACAGCATGTTCCAGCAGATCCTGACCCGGACCGCCGAGTACGACGTGATCGCCGCGCCGAACCTGAACGGCGACTACCTCTCCGACGCCTGCGCCGCCCAGGTGGGAGGGCTGGGCCTCGCACCCGGCGCCAACATCGGCGACGAGGCGGCGGTCTTCGAGGCGACCCACGGCTCGGCGCCGCGCCACGCCGGGCTGGACCGGGTGAATCCCGGTTCGCTCCTCCTCTCCGGCGCGATGCTCCTCCGTCATATCGGCTGGACGGAGGCGGCGGACCGGATCGAGGCGGCGCTCGGCGCGACCATCGCCGCCGGGACGGTCACCTACGACCTGGCGCGGCAGATGGAGGGGGCCCGCGCGGTCTCCACCTCCGCCTTCGGCCGGGCCGTGGCGGAACGTCTCTAA
- a CDS encoding zinc ribbon domain-containing protein translates to MPTYEYECTKCGHRFERFQSMNDEPVKRCPKCRCKVRRILSGGAGILFKGSGFYQTDYRSAEYKKREREEKKTPVKPAEKKEGSGSASEPKPKKTGGGA, encoded by the coding sequence ATGCCGACCTATGAATATGAATGCACCAAGTGTGGACACCGCTTCGAGCGGTTTCAATCGATGAACGACGAGCCGGTCAAGCGTTGCCCCAAGTGTCGCTGCAAGGTGCGGCGGATCCTTTCGGGCGGCGCCGGCATCCTCTTCAAGGGGAGCGGCTTTTACCAGACCGACTACCGGAGCGCCGAGTACAAGAAGAGGGAGCGCGAGGAGAAGAAGACGCCTGTGAAGCCGGCGGAGAAGAAAGAGGGATCCGGCTCCGCGTCCGAGCCGAAGCCGAAGAAAACGGGGGGCGGGGCGTAG
- a CDS encoding NUDIX hydrolase, translating into MRRWTRLSRETLFTTPWCRFEHDRFRLPDGAEGDYYYVNSPGAVMVVALDDRDQAVLVRQYRYLLDRDSVEFPAGGLREGVEPLEQARRELEEEAGYRAGRWEELGSFASWNGVTNEVCRVFLARDLSPSEGTPDPTEEFEVFHLAWREVLARAARGEIDDGMTLASIALARDRIEGAGGARKAEE; encoded by the coding sequence ATGAGGCGTTGGACCCGTCTCTCCCGGGAGACGCTCTTCACAACCCCCTGGTGCCGATTCGAGCACGACCGTTTCCGGCTCCCCGACGGCGCCGAGGGCGATTATTATTATGTGAACAGCCCGGGCGCGGTCATGGTGGTCGCCCTGGATGACCGGGACCAAGCGGTACTGGTGCGGCAATACCGGTACCTCTTGGATCGGGACTCCGTCGAGTTCCCCGCGGGGGGACTCCGGGAGGGAGTGGAACCTCTGGAGCAGGCGCGCAGGGAGTTGGAGGAAGAGGCGGGCTACCGGGCGGGCCGCTGGGAGGAGTTGGGGAGTTTCGCCTCCTGGAACGGCGTGACCAATGAGGTTTGCCGCGTCTTTCTCGCCCGGGATCTCTCCCCTTCGGAGGGGACGCCGGACCCGACCGAGGAGTTCGAGGTGTTCCACCTCGCCTGGAGGGAGGTGCTCGCTCGGGCGGCGCGGGGGGAGATCGACGACGGGATGACCCTGGCCTCCATCGCCCTGGCACGTGACAGGATCGAGGGGGCGGGCGGGGCGCGGAAGGCGGAGGAGTGA
- the pilO gene encoding type 4a pilus biogenesis protein PilO, giving the protein MRAPEIDFRSPKVQKILFAVMIFAGVNYVYFFTDYFSFNFPVRKAQIEERQEKVNRLAAKVEQAKRASQNLPKLEADLATMHADWELAMSHLPEKKEIASLLRRVTLAGEKSGVRFLLFEPDGVVHQGIYDEHPVNVKIQGAYHDIGAFLGRLMNLDRIVHVSEMNFHSTRGDEDEPLVTGEMVVSAYTVPLEPFDPVAENPPAAGKRTKNNHARSHSAPEPSNE; this is encoded by the coding sequence ATGCGCGCTCCCGAAATCGATTTTCGGAGCCCGAAAGTACAGAAGATCCTCTTCGCGGTGATGATCTTCGCGGGCGTGAACTACGTATATTTTTTCACCGATTATTTCTCCTTCAACTTTCCGGTGCGCAAGGCGCAGATCGAAGAGCGGCAGGAGAAGGTGAACCGGCTCGCCGCCAAGGTGGAGCAGGCGAAGCGGGCTTCCCAGAACCTCCCCAAGCTGGAGGCGGATCTCGCTACGATGCACGCCGACTGGGAACTCGCCATGAGCCATCTGCCGGAGAAGAAGGAAATCGCTTCGCTGCTCCGGCGGGTCACTCTGGCGGGCGAGAAATCGGGAGTCCGATTCCTGCTTTTCGAGCCGGACGGAGTGGTGCATCAGGGCATCTACGACGAGCATCCCGTGAACGTGAAGATCCAGGGCGCCTATCACGACATCGGCGCTTTTCTGGGCAGGCTCATGAACCTGGACCGGATCGTTCACGTGTCGGAAATGAACTTTCATTCGACCAGGGGCGACGAGGATGAACCGCTGGTGACCGGCGAGATGGTGGTTTCCGCTTATACGGTGCCGCTCGAGCCTTTTGATCCGGTCGCCGAGAACCCGCCAGCCGCCGGCAAAAGGACGAAGAATAATCATGCGCGTTCCCACTCTGCTCCGGAACCTTCGAACGAGTAG